Genomic DNA from Gimesia aquarii:
GCATAAGCAAGACCACATCCGCAGTCTCTTTCAAATCCCAGAAATTGCCGCGCAATGGGAGAAGGTGCATCAGAAGCCCTGGGCAGAAAAAGACGTCGAGCACATTTACAATACTTTTATGCCTCTGCAAGTTAAAGAAGCGCTTAACTATACTGAACTCGTTCCCGGTCTCTGCGAAACTATATCCCTGCTAAGGGAGCGGGGTATGAAAATTGGCTCGACGACCGGTTACCCGCGAATCGTTGCAGAACCGATCCTGGAGATTGCGAGTTCCCATGGTTATACCCCCGATTTCTCCATGTGTGCAGATGAAGTTCCTGCAGGGCGGCCTGCTCCCTGGATGATTTATCGAAATATGGAGGCCCTCAATGTATTTCCTCCCACTTCGGTCATCAAAGTCGGTGATACCATTCCTGACATTGAAGCTGGTCTGAACGCGGGAACGTGGACTGTGGGTCTGACACAAACAGGCAGTGAGGTAGGTTTATCGCTTTCTGAATTTGAAGAGTTAAACTGCGAACAACAACAAGAAAGACTACACGCCGCAGAAACCAAGCTCAAAAATGCGGGCGCCCATTTTGTCATTCCAACATTGAATACACTTCCAGAAATCATTGATCAAATTGAATCGAGAGAATTCTAAGATGGATGCAGAGATTCCCTACTTATTACTGACACCAGGCCCTTTGACCACAACAAAGAGTGTGCGCGAAGCGATGCAGGTTGACTATTCGACCTGGGATATTGACTATAACCAACGTGTGGTGGAGATCCGCAATCGCCTGGTTCAACTTGCTACTAATGAATCAGGCTACACGTCCGTACTCATGCAGGGAAGCGGTACATTTGCCGTCGAAGCAACTATCGGCTCGGTGATTCCCCCTGATGGAAAGTTGCTGGTGATTTCCAACGGAGCTTATGGAGCACGTATCGCACAAATCACTCGCTGTTTGAATATCAGTCTGAAGGAGCTGTCGTACCCCGAAACGGAACCACCTGATCTCGATGAAATCCGAAATTATCTGGCAACCGATAATCAAATCACCCATGTGGCAATGGTTCACTGCGAAACAACAACAGGTATGTTGAACCCGGCAGCTGAGGTGGGAAAGATTGTCGCTGAGGCAGGAAAAGATTATATCCTAGATGCTATGTCTTCCTTCGGTGGAATTCCACTTTCAATGGAATCGCATCATATTGATTATCTAATATCATCATCCAACAAATGCATTCAAGGCGTTCCCGGTTTTGGTTTCGTCATCGCTAACCAGAAGATGTTAGAACAAACGGCTGGTTTCGCACGCTCTCTGAGTCTGGATCTTTTTAGTCAATGGAATGAAATGGAACACAAAGGAGGAAAATGGCGATACACGTCTCCGACACATGTAGTCTGTGCCTTTCTCCAAGCCTTGAAAGAACTGGAAACAGAAGGAGGTATTCAGCAGAGATATAACCGTTATTCTGAAAATCAATCTACACTGGTCACTGCGATGCAAAAACAAGGTTTGAATACGCTCTTACCGCGCGAATTACAATCGCCAATCATAACCTCGTTTTATTATCCGGAGCATCCACAGTTTTCGTTTAACGAATTTTACGACGAGTTAAAAAAACGCCGCTATGTGATCTACCCGGGTAAAGTAAGTCAGGCCGAAACATTTCGAATTGGAAATATCGGTAATGTATTTCCTGACGACATGTTGGCTTTGGTTGAACATATTGAACAGGTACTACATGCTATCACAGTTTCTTAGAACATGTTTCATAAAGTAATAAAGAAGTACACTTTTCGCTCATCAGTACAAATCCTATAAAAAAGTATCATCAACCTGTATCTTTTAGAATCTCAACACAAAGCGTCATATATTTCGAATAGTTTATTTTCCTCGTTATTATTAGATATAAAAACATGAATGCTCAATGTAAATCGATCGTTTTGACAGGTAGTGAGCCAACATTAGAATGTTCGATTGTAGAGCAACCTGAACTACAGCCTGGTGAAGTGCTCGTAGAAATCCTCTGTTGCACAATTTGTGGGAGTGACCTGCATACATTTCAAGGTACACGCACCACTCCCTGCCCTACCATACTCGGGCACGAAATGGTAGGACGCGTAGTCGACATACACCCTGAATATCCGACCGTGGATTTTCTGGAACGTCCTGTCAAAGTTGGTGATCGAATTACCTGGTCTGTTGCCGTTTCCTGCAAAGACTGCGAATACTGTCGACGTGGACTAACACAAAAATGTTCTCGACTCTTCAAATATGGTCATCAAAAATTGACAGACGCAAATTACCTGAGTGGTGGATTGGCCAGCCATTGCCATCTGGCCAAAGGTACGACTCTTTTCAAAGTACCAGAATCACTGCCTGATCTGATTGCCAGTCCTGCCAATTGTGCGACCGCAACTGTTATGGCCGCGTTTCGACTTGCCGGCGATGTTAAAAATCGCTCCGTATTAATATTGGGTGCAGGAATGCTGGGAGTGACTGCCTCGGCTGTAGCACATTCGAAAGGTGCTGAATCCATCTTTATTACAGACATCGACGCATCACGTCTCAAACGGAGCCTGGAATTTGGAGCAAATCATACATTGTTGGTAAAAAAAGAGCAGCCTCTGCATGCAGAGATCCAACATTTGACTCAAGGTCGAGGTGTCGATTTTGTGTTTGATATGACGGGCGTACCAGAAGTCATTGAGAGTGGTCTGGAAGCAACTGCCATTGGTGGCACAATGATTCTCGTCGGTTCGGTATACCCCGCACGACCGGTTCAATTTCCAGCAGAAAAAATTGTACGTCGACTAATCAGACTAGAAGGAATTCACAATTATATCGACTTTGATCTCGCAAATGCGCTGAACTTTCTTGAACGACATCAAAAAACCTATCCGTTTCATCGACTTTGCGAACAGACATTTTCTCTGGAAGATGTATCTGCTGCATTTGCTGAATCAGCAAATCGACGCTCTTATCGGGTTGCCGTTCTGCCGAACCTTGAGGCTTGATCTAAAAATCAATTTCGGCAGACTCACCTAGACTGATTCCACCACCAGGATTCGCAACTCGATTAAAACGCTTGGCAGGCCACTGAGAACTCCTGTTTTGAGCAATTCGCTTTGGTTGGGACCGAACTTGGGCACGCACTGACTGCTCTCTTTTCTGATCCAGGGCATTGCGTGGAATCCGCTTTGATTCGGGAACAAAGGCTACCGTAGAACGATGCTCATGACTCTTTACTCTGCGGCCATCAAAAGGAATTCGTGATTCAATGGGAAGTGGTCGTGACTTACGTAAGGCTTGATCTCTTTGCTCATCCAAGCTTGCCAATGTTGTTTGTTCGCCTTGTGATAAAGCAACCTCTGCCTCTTCGTCATCCGGGCTTTGTGATCGAATCACAAGATTTTTGTTTTCTGGTTTTTGTTCGTTGGTTGCAAGTTGTTGGTCAGCAGGAAGCTGTAAAGAAGGGCTACCAGCGATGATCCACTTACTCCAATGTTGTTCCAAGTGCTCAACATTTTTGTATTTATACTGCTTCGCGATCGCTTCATCCCAGCCATTTTTATGTGCGTCTTCCAGAAACATCAAATAACGTTTTTTACCACCGGCTTGCAGCAGGAAATCAGCAAGTGAGTATCCTTCTGCATAAAGTGTGAGGACCTGTTGCATTTCGGATGGATATTCTTTCATCGACAGCAAACGCCTGAGAGGAATACGCTGATTGGTTCCCATCACTTGCCGGTTTAATAATCTTTGACGCTTTTTCTCTGATTCGTGTTCCACAATCGTAGCAGCCCCTTCATCAGCCCAGCGCGGAAGTGGACGACGAAAGTAGCAAGCAAAAATAGTATGATTGACTTCATGAGGTAATACAGAATCCAGGATTCGCTCCAATGTCCCCTGAATCTGCATGTCCCAGCCAAACACTTGACCACGGTCGAAGGAAAAAGTAGTAGCCCCTCCTGCACCATAGTTACCAACTTTGACTTTAATCGGACATGGGGCATACCACTTTGGTAATTCGTGACCCAGCCAGGTAATGGCTAACTCTTTTCGGTAGATTTCTGCAGCATCGCCAATCTGTTTGGCAATCTCTGGAGTTGGTGCATGTGTGACAAAATTAGGAGTCTTATAAGAGGCTCCCAGCGAAATGAATGAAGCCAAACACAAAATGAGACAACGACAAAGTTGAGCTTCCATGCCCTCTTGTTCCTTATTGATGCAGCCAGAGATGCTGGTCTTGGCTGACAAACTCTTAATTGATTGTAACGGGATAGTTTTGGGTCGATCACTCGAAATGGGGTTTTGAGATTTGATCGCTTGCTGAACCTGTGGTTCGAGTCACCTGAAACCATCGTCGGTGAATCCGATTCAGACGAAAGGGGTTGGTAACAGGTAATCTTCTTTTATGCAAACATGAGACCAATGATGAGAAAAAAGTAAATTTGATCTTTTAAAGACTCTAGTGCATACAGCTTAAGTCTAAATTTTTTAATCACTTATAGCACATTATTGAAAATTTTACCGTAACAGTAGAGTGTGAAATGAATCAAAACTGTTTTGTAGAATTTGCAATCGTTATCAGATCACAATTGGAAATGCAATATTTACAATTTGGAACGCGGTAATCATAAAGGCTTCAAAATCGGATGCGTGCAAAAACCCATCCTAGTAAGAAACCAACCAGCATTAGTATACCCAACTCAGTAATCCTCTGGGTTTGACTGTGGGACGAATTGAAAAACGCTTGAAAGGCGAAGCCCAACACCATCATCAGTCCCGCGCCATATTTTCCAAAACGAACCCGAATCTCCCTGGAAGTCACTTCAGATTTCGTAGATTCAGTAGGAGTCTGGGTAGACTCTTTATTTTCGTGATTGTTCAAACTCAACTTGTCTTCCTTCACAAGATTCAAGCCTCAATTTCCAGCGTTTGCAGTTCGTCGACAATCATCCGAATCAATTGTTCCAGGTTTTCTCCCGTAGCAGATGAAATCTGTATTATGGAATGACCTAGCTCTTCTTCCAGTAACTCTGCAACGGGAGCTGCATCGGGAAGTTCGCACTTGGTGACGACGATGATTTCTGGACGTTCCATCAGAGTAGGATCATAGAGCCGCATTTCTTCCCGAATTTGGCGATAGTTCTGAATGGGATCGGTTTGATCCATGGGTGAAGGTTCTACCAGATGCACAAGCACCCGTGTCCGCTCGACATGCCTCAGGAATTCGTGCCCGAGCCCGATTCCGGCATGGGCGCCTTCAATTAAACCAGGGATATCAGCCACCACAAATTGATGGTCAAAGCCGACGCGCACAAGCCCTAAATTAGGATACTTTGTGGTAAATGGATAAGCGGCGATTTCAGGATGTGCCTTAGAAAGGCGGCTTAATAGAGTGGATTTTCCAGCATTGGGCTTCCCCACTAGTCCGACATCAGCGATTAATTTTAATTCGAGTGAAACATCCCGGTGTTCTCCTGGCTTTCCAGGCTCGAATTCACGGGGTGTCTGATGAGTGGCTGTCGCAAAATGACGATTTCCACGTCCACCATCCCCACCTTTCGCTACGACAACTCGGTCACCACTCTGTTTCATATCACGTAAGAGATGCCCGCGCTTGCTGTCCAGTACCAGCGTACCGGGGGGGACCATGATGATAGCATTCTGGCCACTTTTCCCTGTTTTTAAACTCCCTTGCCCGTGGCCTCCCCGCTCCGCATTCCAATGTTTATGACCAATGAGATTCGCCAGACTACTGACATTCTCATCTGCAAGCACAACAACATCTCCGCCTTTACCCCCATCCCCACCATTGGGACCACCACGAGGTACGTGTGCTTCCCGTCGAAAACTGGCACAACCATCTCCACCATCACCGGCTTTACAATAAATATCAACACGATCTACAAACATAATTATCCGTCTACTGTTACCTGAGCTATCTAAGCATAAATAGCTCAAGATGTTGAGAAAATCATTTCATGAAAAAATGAATCCGCCATCGAAATCACCAAGGCTATTGTTCTTTTTAGAATATGTGTGGCAGATAGTGAGATAGAGTTAACTATCTATCACTAGATTATCGAAGGAAAAAACATTTTAGATGGTCTCATACAAAATACGAGTGTCGATTCGTGCATTCTTCTACAATCCTTGTCATGAAATCATAACAAGAAGGATTATACTGCCAGTCGTTGGAATAACTTCAGTTAACAAAGTTCGATAAGCCATTTTAAAACAGTAACTTACGCCAATTTGATGTTCCTGGACTCGGATTGACCCGTTTTGGGCTTCATTTTATACTTCCGCTCCCCTGAAAATGCCCTCAAGGATGCGACAAAGGAATGGCGACATGAGTTCTCTGCCTGCAAGGTCGGTAATCGAGTTTTCACAGTTTGATCAATTACGTGATGCGCGTGAAATCATTTCTTGCGAAGCAGATGCCTTACACCAGATGGGACAGAATTTGGGAACTGAGTTCTGTGATGCCATCGATTTAATTCTGTCAAGAAAAGGAGCCGTGATTCTCACAGGAATGGGAAAAGCGGGACTCATCGCGCAAAAAATTTGTGCCACACTTTCCTCTACAGGCACACGTTCTCATTTCTTACATCCGGCAGAAGCCATTCACGGAGATCTGGGTTGTCTTCATACCGATGATACGTTACTCGCGCTTTCTAACAGTGGTGAAACAGAGGAACTACGGCGCTTAATACCACTCATCCAGAAAATGAACCTGCCACTGGTTAGTATCACTGCCCACGAGACAAGCACTCTTGGACGGGCATCTCAGGTAGTGTTATGTTTAGGGGATTTAAAAGAAGCAGGCATACATCAATTGGCGCCTTCCACAACGACTACCGCAATGCTCGCTATGGGGGACGCCTTATCTCTCGTGATCAGCAAAGCACGCGGGTTCACTCCATTACAATTTGCGACATTTCATCCTGGCGGAAGTCTGGGACGACGTTTGACGAAAATCAATGAAGTGATGCGCGATCGTAAGGAAGTGCGTGTCACCAGAG
This window encodes:
- the phnW gene encoding 2-aminoethylphosphonate--pyruvate transaminase; translated protein: MDAEIPYLLLTPGPLTTTKSVREAMQVDYSTWDIDYNQRVVEIRNRLVQLATNESGYTSVLMQGSGTFAVEATIGSVIPPDGKLLVISNGAYGARIAQITRCLNISLKELSYPETEPPDLDEIRNYLATDNQITHVAMVHCETTTGMLNPAAEVGKIVAEAGKDYILDAMSSFGGIPLSMESHHIDYLISSSNKCIQGVPGFGFVIANQKMLEQTAGFARSLSLDLFSQWNEMEHKGGKWRYTSPTHVVCAFLQALKELETEGGIQQRYNRYSENQSTLVTAMQKQGLNTLLPRELQSPIITSFYYPEHPQFSFNEFYDELKKRRYVIYPGKVSQAETFRIGNIGNVFPDDMLALVEHIEQVLHAITVS
- a CDS encoding zinc-binding dehydrogenase — encoded protein: MNAQCKSIVLTGSEPTLECSIVEQPELQPGEVLVEILCCTICGSDLHTFQGTRTTPCPTILGHEMVGRVVDIHPEYPTVDFLERPVKVGDRITWSVAVSCKDCEYCRRGLTQKCSRLFKYGHQKLTDANYLSGGLASHCHLAKGTTLFKVPESLPDLIASPANCATATVMAAFRLAGDVKNRSVLILGAGMLGVTASAVAHSKGAESIFITDIDASRLKRSLEFGANHTLLVKKEQPLHAEIQHLTQGRGVDFVFDMTGVPEVIESGLEATAIGGTMILVGSVYPARPVQFPAEKIVRRLIRLEGIHNYIDFDLANALNFLERHQKTYPFHRLCEQTFSLEDVSAAFAESANRRSYRVAVLPNLEA
- a CDS encoding KpsF/GutQ family sugar-phosphate isomerase, with the protein product MSSLPARSVIEFSQFDQLRDAREIISCEADALHQMGQNLGTEFCDAIDLILSRKGAVILTGMGKAGLIAQKICATLSSTGTRSHFLHPAEAIHGDLGCLHTDDTLLALSNSGETEELRRLIPLIQKMNLPLVSITAHETSTLGRASQVVLCLGDLKEAGIHQLAPSTTTTAMLAMGDALSLVISKARGFTPLQFATFHPGGSLGRRLTKINEVMRDRKEVRVTRETTSIREAFIQLSRPGRRSGAVIIVNGLDQVTGIFTDSDLARLLEERREGQLDRPISEVMTAEPTTIQSDASLEAAITLLKTRKLSELPVVDQQHYLVGLIDITDVIGWQPQRESAEVNTQAS
- the obgE gene encoding GTPase ObgE, which translates into the protein MFVDRVDIYCKAGDGGDGCASFRREAHVPRGGPNGGDGGKGGDVVVLADENVSSLANLIGHKHWNAERGGHGQGSLKTGKSGQNAIIMVPPGTLVLDSKRGHLLRDMKQSGDRVVVAKGGDGGRGNRHFATATHQTPREFEPGKPGEHRDVSLELKLIADVGLVGKPNAGKSTLLSRLSKAHPEIAAYPFTTKYPNLGLVRVGFDHQFVVADIPGLIEGAHAGIGLGHEFLRHVERTRVLVHLVEPSPMDQTDPIQNYRQIREEMRLYDPTLMERPEIIVVTKCELPDAAPVAELLEEELGHSIIQISSATGENLEQLIRMIVDELQTLEIEA
- the phnX gene encoding phosphonoacetaldehyde hydrolase — encoded protein: MKALKIQLVIFDWAGTTIDYGCFAPISAFIKAFQTCGVELTPQQARGPMGLHKQDHIRSLFQIPEIAAQWEKVHQKPWAEKDVEHIYNTFMPLQVKEALNYTELVPGLCETISLLRERGMKIGSTTGYPRIVAEPILEIASSHGYTPDFSMCADEVPAGRPAPWMIYRNMEALNVFPPTSVIKVGDTIPDIEAGLNAGTWTVGLTQTGSEVGLSLSEFEELNCEQQQERLHAAETKLKNAGAHFVIPTLNTLPEIIDQIESREF